A stretch of Toxoplasma gondii ME49 chromosome V, whole genome shotgun sequence DNA encodes these proteins:
- a CDS encoding leucine rich repeat-containing protein (encoded by transcript TGME49_213360) produces MVPAVKTMASCGPRLRSLSLPYNKLTYTSAVSLSALLLKCPAMRSLNLRANDIDGIGARKLCEGLSVCSWIENLDLSLNPIGNDGALALAEWLRSNRSLKQLNVDSCRIALDGLIAIATTLREVNRTIDILSIADVEKVPVQAEHFFHLGSMVEINNTLAELCLSKQRLRDHGVKVMVPFLKQNRSLKRVDLSCNQITFLGAKAICDLLRVNTPLQVLNLDCNRLTKHGARYLALGVQANHKLKILHLNNNSISPEGLIDLAEALMTNDCLLEVSLAMNQFDSKSAAVFGRLIGPNSPRRLPLKTDFMTYEVDDTTFISSIPLASTCLL; encoded by the exons ATGGTGCCTGCAGTCAAAACTATGGCAAGCTGTGGACCAAGGCTGCGCTCTCTCAGTTTACCATACAACAAGTTGACGTATACTTCAGCAGTCTCGCTTTCTGCACTTCTGCTTAAATGTCCAGCCATGCGTTCCTTGAATTTGCGTGCTAACGATATCGACGGGATCGGTGCGCGGAAACTGTGCGAAGGCCTCAGCGTGTGTTCGTGGATAGAGAACCTCGACCTCAGCCTAAACCCCATCGGCAATGATGGGGCTCTAGCCCTGGCGGAATGGCTGAGATCAAACCGAAGCCTGAAACAGCTGAATGTGGATTCGTGCCGTATTGCCTTGGACGGTCTCATTGCCATTGCCACGACACTAAGGGAGGTGAATCGC ACAATTGATATCTTGAGCATCGCAGATGTGGAGAAGGTTCCCGTGCAAGCAGAGCACTTCTTCCACCTCGGCAG CATGGTCGAAATCAATAACACGCTGGCAGAACTCTGCCTTTCGAAGCAGCGGCTAAGAGATCATGGAGTTAAGGTGATGGTGCCATTCCTGAAACAGAACAGGTCCCTCAAAAGGGTTGACCTCTCCTGCAACCAGATTAC CTTTTTAGGCGCCAAGGCCATCTGCGATCTTCTTCGAGTGAACACGCCGCTACAAGTTCTCAACCTGGACTGCAACAGACTGACGAAACACGGGGCACGGTACCTAGCACTCGGCGTGCAAGCGAATCATAAGCTGAAGATTCTCCACTTGAACAACAACAGCATATCCCCCGAAGGCTTAATAGACCTTGCGGAAGCCCTCATGACTAATGA CTGTCTTCTCGAGGTGTCTTTGGCGATGAACCAGTTTGACTCCAAGAGTGCGGCAGTCTTCGGCAGGTTAATCGGACCCAATAGCCcgcgtcgtctgcctctgaAAACGGACTTCATGACTTACGAAGTTGACGATACGACATTTATCTCCAGTATTCCTCTTGCTTCAACTTGTTTACTGTGA
- the FRM3 gene encoding formin FRM3 (encoded by transcript TGME49_213370~Gene product name based on ToxoDB Community Expert Annotation.), which produces MPGAASELRSDSARSLSPPVSPSLSSFLASPAPTRVPCRPTSERDGREHTGVASARRSRTAKGQGPWNDEQARAPRGDNEGGSSTRRERQDGTPDTWRETSPPRSGTRLLSKPETPHRAQHVEQRGARASISGSRFPSPPSPAMKRSRLQRRGRKRIPGERHAEAGACRVSTSKSGEEPFRDSPAGTEGRQARREEERASRDKSEEGRGWGGDGDEAAGEAGLFGEASEEDEKAEANATSSQASRPSTRQGLKRSQSQAFCRPASLQKPRLQLRHPSASFEASVGGSSPVSSSPRTSSPEFPRSSEASSPGFLSSPVRPVISPSSLFSSSVRRSPHSVGDAESEGAVSPSGQAEAPSALETEFRKMRSPSFFRMTRRQSPSWDNFYALSPTGKRALSNAESQRGEDPRHLSRGNLSRLLSPWSRNSPHASEASKEASTAGAPKRPHGLKGLECLSGLEDPERQLSLPALHSRQSWRGSPSVSPARLRSSSPFSSSPLSKARELWRRLSSSRSGLEPDTKSGAQGTGPLDPVSDRKLKEGQLPPSAVHASPRDPAEKNTVSVVSPSFWSFSSPVSSRQGNPIASVCSSVGDSRLPEDLGRDASPESPFFMSVSAGGQTDRAMSGDKTSLSRSTLAYTTCVQSLGEESASEAKEETETASPEATGATLRRAPYETRRGVSSPSSLSAHSQAFVFTDKESFLRKSPIKADLGALPSLSPPYVSSRSVSSSASSRNRFVDVSPSLLRSLSPSPLHRARSVSSVSFPASSFLPSDLCSPQCSSQRQNASASGQDDLSEAGASQSPAGSAWRGAAVSEDFRLNDAVNKTLKEAKETKGQGDNATRLARLETAVRALWSLQGDEEALQVLSRHTSLFLAEKRQKETFEQTRRREETAPKPEAPRREGRKSSPLHLVDMASLFSEGTGDGRLSEETDKREESDEGDQRAFSFAFSPKNASVPAFFEEPSRCSSAPDAVLTPSRLSRRVDRRPGSPGAQAGRTGDRASGGVSRKPLSLFPLADLSPSTASQGDSRGSGLFSCSVLRTRTSASGLVSETGTEQAQGDTSPLGSALPPTRGVQGGGGGQSTVVSEGGAPGVEAEDAGERDVERRGNHGTKSAAARRVNEELRGGVSEGLQGEKEDEKHLEANDAEKDNIVEFVMSVVHRTMSKSRIPGEQEGDEAAAKEAKQKARLHSLLLQLESLSDTLKTALQEQEVKGACDGGEKSDADGSKAVREPQETDASRPAPVGDARTSEKAFPLSTCPATSCPASPLLSTAERAGEAQSSAQGLAEEKTEKGGVALASTVPSPAPKRLADASVQTEEVLNDSLGSSESPSSLSKSLSPAATSCPSSDAASGASGDSGASAAPKPSGKGKPPGRPPGESSSAHALGAKATPKEAATAPGKVAPGSKKGKPPGPPPGAPKAPASTPAQDAASKKGAPPGPPPGTGSTPGGKGLPPKKGGPPGGKGPPPGKGPPGKGPPGKGGPKAKGLAIFSGPQFLIPEKHVPKPPPGFKAATKLQWTPLSEDKVTGTVFEGLLDRYPLASPKLQGESEESFSASCVASGQPGEDAPTDGAICSAVTPEASIKEPKGEESPPHGVPGASEASAKKSVPGEGRTPSAASQSGQSAASAAPEAAKEAGKEAQSTGQCLFSSLSAEDLPREMMLDASEKRETAESLRREGDAAGAEGRSGDPFPSASQKRPFRYRLDFVQLFDLFYHDEKELQLKAKKSSGGTGAGEGGGPKKKSGVLDAKATQNVEICLKKYKLSTVEEFKALAAQIDDPTTLAIDLNLAENITLYWPEPSACEALKAKSPENALQLPLADQLYFTLLNQVALGSEKLNFFLQRRAVDEELESKREKLDQYCGAIELLAQTLESDAFKDILGLVVRLGNCVNRGSKEGFGFKLKDFVGQLAACTSKDRSTNLFRVIVQTVLEQNPSACDEMRALQDVDAAKAIDLKDLLQFGDIEKKLGAWAKQIGDRRSAFGGAADKMEKWIESREARLCELKKKAEDAETLQVRLRGLMGLTKADCVWPEPLRWFGQFYSHFEAIAKEYRGAKDRDRQKAEREAKKKNDVLRRATTIGAPAISSLSSEKPMQGVPLRPAGLDPSLARLSSATQSRFPGLLSPTGGGGGNFFSGVGASFHSSPPLQRFNTYANHSGGKTGGFRSPSPLSPGAAAKSVARVRRASEAGKSAEGQEAPAEAASSGLAEKAGEEEKQCGAEAGDDGEADENASGGQEDGAAAAPSLSPETDEGLRVEPESLLERADQREREDEGKQVDAEEDAANLMASVDEEGRGLAPRIMAAWAQARSPHLGRYQGCKRGGRGLGRFPGILRDKSKKISCDGADSSLLVPSLYQTRTAVGASGNSPLPSPRPSPTAATNASFTVRSLRDPSPLPVASGVSTLPTSSGVTTVPVPSDVSTSAEFMFPFAKARPKTGSRGRARCVEKHEQKSEDVHKVVGGSSAASFLVSAASSLGLEKTKRREDKTETVQKARAGDKATAVVPRNKAALCVSPVPTTSPHGCSRPFTRSTRVSGGELSEPSGSVPCLSEADKEWVRCGGGYCEVSLSSTAGPSGARQQRDSRGSTAASHSFSLSGAGSSRASSGRQGSVGAEAKDGSEGLTNSTRVGRRRSQGAIGAEETEKGKTGVEKGLKMLGKGLSAGKFQSTPEHQAPPPLEDLAFARDSLETPAEAGLDALVREVKAVDLARKRLEAARNRDGETDVSARDRKESHPCPFSPQAGRSGLDIGGKDFDRSMVGDSVRKVRTRVTGGRDGSIERQATNPYIAANVPRHPRRWEPGGRMTQGRKVPADLSALGSDLNPPSAHGSGSPSEAAISDGGEVARQTKGGGESADAAV; this is translated from the coding sequence ATGCCAGGCGCTGCATCTGAGCTGAGGAGCGACTCCGCGcggtctctttctccccccgtttctccttctctcagcTCGTTCCTCGCTTCGCCAGCGCCGACGCGCGTGCCCTGTCGCCCGACGAGCGAGCGGGACGGTCGCGAGCACACAGGTGTAGCCAGCGCGCGGCGCTCCCGGACCGCCAAGGGGCAGGGACCCTGGAACGACGAGCAGGCGCGCGCGCCGCGAGGTGACAATGAGGGCGGTAGCTCcacgaggcgagagagacaggacggAACGCCCGACACTTGGAGAGAGACCTCGCCTCCGCGGAGCGGGACGCGCCTGCTCTCGAAGCCCGAGACCCCACATCGCGCGCAGCATGTAGAACAGCGAGGTGCTCGAGCGTCCATCTCGGGAAGCCGGTTTCCCTCGCCTCCGAGCCCCGCGATGAAGCGCTCTAGGCTGCAacgcagaggcaggaagCGGATCCCTGGAGAGAGGCACGCAGAAGCTGGAGCCTGCAGGGTGTCGACCAGCAAGAGTGGCGAAGAGCCTTTCAGAGACTCGCCGGCGGGGACGGAGGGGCGACAGgccagacgagaagaagagagggcgaGCAGGGACAAGTCCGAGGAAGGGCGGGGCTGGGGGGGAGACGGGGACGAGGCGGCTGGGGAGGCGGGACTGTTTGGGGAAGCCAGCGAGGAGGatgagaaggcagaagcgaaCGCGACTTCGTCGCAGGCGTCTCGGCCGTCGACGCGCCAGGGGTTAAAGCGAAGTCAGAGCCAGGCTTTCTGTCGACCTGCCTCTTTACAGAAGCCTCGCCTTCAGCTCCGGCATCCCTCTGCGTCGTTTGAAGCGAGTGTGGGAggttcttctcccgtctcttcctctcctcgcacCAGTTCCCCGGAGTTCCCTCGGTCCTCTGAAGCCTCCTCCCCAGGCTTTTTGTCCTCTCCTGTTCGTCCTGTGATCTCGCCatcttccttgttctcgtCGAGCGTCCGACGGTCTCCACACTCGGTTGGAGATGCCGAAAGCGAAGGGGCGGTCTCCCCCTCGGGCCAGGCCGAGGCGCCGAGCGCCCTTGAGACCGAATTCAGGAAGATGCGCTCCCCGTCCTTCTTCAGGATGACCAGGCGACAGTCGCCCTCGTGGGACAATTTCTATGCGCTCTCGCCGACCGGAAAGAGGGCGCTGTCAAACGCAGAGAGCCAGCGTGGCGAGGACCCGCGACACCTGTCGCGCGGCAATCTGTCAAGGCTTTTGTCTCCCTGGAGTCGGAATTCCCCGCATGCCTCCGAAGCCAGCAAAGAGGCGAGCACCGCCGGTGCTCCCAAGAGACCCCACGGGCTCAAAGGCCTCGAGTGCCTCAGCGGCCTTGAGGACCCGGAAAgacagctgtctcttcctgctctgcACTCTCGCCAGAGCTGGCGGGGCTCCCCATCTGTGTCTCCGGCGCGTCTGCGCtcatcttctcccttttcttcttcgcctctcagCAAGGCTCGGGAGCTCTGGCGGCGCCTCAGCAGCAGCCGTTCCGGTCTGGAGCCAGACACGAAGTCTGGAGCCCAGGGGACGGGGCCTCTGGACCCCGTTTCCGACCGGAAACTGAAGGAGGGCCAGCTGCCCCCGAGTGCGGTCCATGCGTCCCCAAGGGACCCCGCTGAAAAGAACACggtctccgttgtctcgccttccttctggtccttctcgtctcccgtctcctctcgccagGGCAATCCTATCGCTTCGGTGTGCTCGTCTGTTGGGGACTCGCGGCTCCCGGAAGATTTGGGGCGCGACGCGAGCCCTGAGTCTCCGTTCTTCATGTCGGTGTCTGCGGGCGGGCAGACAGATCGGGCGATGTCTGGAGACAAGACTTCGCTCAGCAGGAGCACTCTCGCCTACACGACTTGTGTGCAGTCTCTTGGGGAGGAGTCTGCGAGTGAGgccaaagaagagacagagacagcgagccCGGAGGCCACAGGCGCGACGCTCCGGCGCGCGCCCTATGAGACGCGCCGAGGAgtctcttccccctcgtctctctcggcccACTCCCAAGCGTTCGTTTTCACGGACAAGGAATCTTTCTTGCGAAAGTCCCCGATCAAGGCAGACCTCGGGGCTTtgccttccttgtctcctccctACGTCTCatctcgctctgtctcttcttctgcgtcgtcgcgCAATCGATTTGTCGATGTCagtccgtcgcttctccggtcactctctccctctcctctccatcgTGCGCGGTCTGTATCCTCTGTGTCGTTTCCTGCTTCATCTTTTCTTCCGTCTGACTTGTGCTCTCCGCAATGCTCCTCACAGCGCCAAAACGCGTCGGCTTCCGGGCAGGACGATTTGTCTGAGGCCGGGGCCTCTCAGTCGCCCGCAGGAAGTGCCTGGAGAGGTGCTGCAGTTTCTGAGGATTTTCGTCTGAACGATGCTGTAAACAAAACTCtcaaagaggcgaaggagacaaaaggacAAGGCGACAACGCGACTCGTCTCGCCCGGCTGGAGACCGCTGTCCGGGCCCTCTGGTCGCTTCAGGGCGACGAGGAGGCCTTGCAGGTTCTCTCGAGGCACACATCTTTGTTTCTAGCggaaaaacgacagaaagagaccTTCGAGCAGacgcggaggcgagaggagactgcgCCCAAGCCAGAGGCGCCTCGCcgggagggaaggaagagctcgcctctccacctcgTGGACATGGCGTCCCTGTTCTCGGAGGGGACAGGCGACGGAAGGCTTTCGGAAGAAACGGATAAAAGAGAAGAATCAGACGAGGGCGACCAGCGTGCTTtctcctttgccttctctcctaAAAACGCGTCGGTGCCTGCTTTCTTTGAAGAGCCTTCAAGGTGCTCCTCCGCCCCCGATGCTGTTCTGacgccttcgcgtctctcgcgcagAGTCGACAGGAGACCGGGATCTCCAGGAGCACAGGCGGGGcgaacaggagacagggccTCGGGAGGTGTTTCGAGgaagcctctgtctctcttcccgctTGCCgacctctctccctcgactGCTTCTCAGGGGGACAGCCGGGGCTCTGGACTCTTTTCATGTTCCGTACTCCGCACGAGGACGTCCGCCAGCGGGCTCGTGTCAGAGACCGGAACAGAGCAAGCGCAGGGAGACACCTCGCCCTTGGGCTCTGCGCTGCCTCCGACTCGCGGGGTGCAGGGTGGCGGCGGCGGCCAGTCGACGGTTGTTTCCGAAGGAGGGGCGCCGGGAGTTGAGGCggaagacgcgggagaaagggaCGTGGAAAGGAGGGGAAACCATGGAACAAAGAGTGCAGCTGCTCGCAGGGTCAACGAAGAGTTGCGTGGAGGGGTGTCCGAGGGACTGCagggcgagaaagaagacgagaagcacTTAGAGGCcaacgacgcagagaaggacaacATCGTCGAGTTCGTCATGTCTGTTGTTCACCGCACAATGTCGAAGTCCCGGATTCCTGGGGagcaagagggagacgaggcggCTGCGAAAGAAGCCAAGCAGAAAGCTCGGCTTCATAGTCTCCTGCTGCAGCTCGAGAGCCTCTCCGACACTCTCAAGACAGCCTTGCAAGAACAGGAGGTGAAAGGCGCATGTGAcggaggggagaaaagcgacgcTGACGGGTCCAAAGCGGTGAGGGAACCACAGGAAACGGACGCTTCCAGACCCGCCCCGGTGGGCGACGCGCGGACTTCCGAGAAGGCCTTCCCGCTTAGCACCTGTCCCGCTACCTCCTgtcctgcgtctccactcctctctacggcagagagagctggGGAAGCGCAGTCGTCTGCTCAAGGGCtagcagaggagaagactgAGAAGGGGGGCGTCGCCCTCGCTTCGACTGTCCCCTCCCCCGCGCCGAAGCGTCTAGCCGACGCTTCCGTCCAAACAGAGGAAGTGTTGAACGACTCTCTGGGCTCGTCcgagtcgccttcttctctctcgaaaaGCCTGTCGCCTGCTGCGACTTCGTGTCCGTCCTCTGACGCTGCTTCGGGTGCTTCGGGTGATTCTGGTGCTTCCGCCGCTCCCAAACCTTCGGGGAAAGGCAAGCCGCCGGGCCGGCCTCCCGGGGAGTCGAGTTCTGCGCATGCTTTGGGCGCCAAGGCGACGCCGAAAGAAGCCGCGACCGCGCCTGGAAAGGTGGCTCCGGGatcgaagaaagggaagccCCCCGGGCCTCCTCCAGGGGCCCCGAAGGCCCCAGCCAGCACGCCTGCGCAGGACGCGGCCTCGAAGAAAGGAGCGCCCCCAGGGCCTCCGCCGGGGACCGGATCAACCCCTGGAGGAAAAGGCCTGCCGCCGAAGAAGGGAGGCCCTCCGGGGGGCAAGGGTCCGCCTCCAGGGAAAGGACCGCCCGGGAAAGGGCCGCCAGGGAAAGGAGGCCCGAAGGCGAAGGGCTTGGCGATTTTTTCGGGGCCGCAGTTTCTCATCCCCGAGAAGCACGTACCCAAGCCTCCTCCTGGATTCAAAGCCGCGACGAAGCTCCAGTGGACGCCGTTGTCTGAGGACAAGGTCACGGGGACAGTTTTCGAAGGCCTGCTGGATAGGTACCCTCTAGCCTCGCCAAAGCTTCAAGGAGAGTCTGAAGAgtctttctcggcttcttgcGTTGCTTCAGGTCAACCAGGTGAAGACGCACCAACCGACGGCGCTATTTGCAGCGCTGTCACTCCGGAGGCGAGTATTAAGGAGCCAAAGGGCGAGGAGTCTCCTCCGCATGGGGTCCCCGGGGCCTCCGAAGCTTCAGCGAAGAAGTCGGTACCGGGTGAGGGAAGAACGCCTTCGGCGGCGTCACAATCTGGACAGTCTGCTGCGAGTGCCGCGCCGGAAGCAGCAAAAGAAGCTGGGAAGGAGGCCCAAAGCACTGGACAGtgtcttttttcgtctctgtccgcGGAGGATTTGCCTCGGGAAATGATGCTggacgcgagcgagaagcgcgagacggCAGAGTCCCTACGCAGGGAGGGCGACGCTGCCGGCGCAGAGGGGAGGAGCGGGGACCCTTTTCCGTCTGCTTCCCAGAAGCGTCCGTTTCGCTATCGGTTGGACTTTGTCCAGCTCTTCGACCTCTTTTACCACGATGAGAAGGAGTTGCAgctgaaggcgaagaagagcagcggAGGGACCGGAGCGGGCGAGGGCGGGGgcccgaagaagaagtcgggGGTGCTggacgcgaaggcgacgcaaaACGTGGAAATTTGTTTGAAGAAGTACAAGCTGTCGACGGTCGAGGAGTTCAAGGCTCTCGCGGCGCAGATCGATGACCCCACCACACTGGCGATCGACTTGAACTTGGCGGAGAACATCACTCTGTACTGGCCGGAGCCGAGTGCGTGCGAAGCTTTGAAGGCGAAGAGCCCGGAGAACGCGCTGCAGTTGCCCCTCGCTGACCAGCTGTACTTCACGCTTCTCAACCAGGTCGCTCTGGGGAGCGAGAAGCTGAACTTCTTTCTGCAGAGGCGCGCGGTGGACGAAGAGCTCGAGAGCAAGCGGGAGAAGCTCGACCAGTACTGCGGCGCGATCGAGCTCCTTGCGCAGACTCTGGAGAGCGACGCCTTCAAGGACATACTCGGCCTCGTGGTCCGGCTGGGGAACTGCGTGAACCGCGGCAGCAAGGAGGGCTTCGGCTTCAAACTGAAAGACTTCGTGGGCCAGCTGGCCGCATGCACCAGCAAAGACCGGTCGACGAACCTCTTTCGCGTCATCGTTCAGACGGTGCTGGAGCAGAACccgagtgcatgcgacgaGATGCGCGCGTTGCAGGATGTCGACGCCGCGAAGGCTATCGACTTGAAGGACCTGCTTCAGTTCGGAGACATCGAAAAGAAGCTCGGGGCCTGGGCCAAGCAGATCGGCGACCGACGCAGCGCCTTCGGCGGCGCTGCAGACAAGATGGAGAAGTGGAtcgagagccgcgaggcgcgtctctgcgagctgaagaagaaggcggaggacGCGGAAACCCTCCAGGTCCGACTCAGGGGCCTCATGGGCCTTACCAAGGCGGACTGCGTCTGGCCCGAACCCCTTCGCTGGTTCGGACAGTTCTACTCGCACTTCGAGGCCATCGCGAAGGAGTACCGTGGCGCCAAAGACCGCGACCGCCAGAAGGCCGAGCGCGAGgcaaaaaagaagaacgacgtCTTGCGGCGGGCCACCACCATCGGCGCACCCGCCATCAGTTCGCTCTCCTCGGAGAAACCCATGCAGGGTGTTCCTCTGAGGCCCGCGGGCCTCGACCCTTCCCTCGCGAGGCTGTCGAGCGCGACGCAAAGCCGCTTCCCcggcctcctgtctccgactGGCGGAGGGGGGGGAAACTTCTTCAGCGGTGTGGGGGCTTCTTTCCACTCATCACCTCCTCTCCAGCGATTCAATACGTATGCGAACCACAGCGGCGGGAAGACCGGCGGCTTTcgctcgccgtcgccgctgtctccgggTGCCGCGGCCAAGTCCGTCGCGAGGGTCCGCCGCGCCTCTGAGGCCGGGAAGTCAGCGGAGGGACAGGAGGCGCCCGCGGAGGCGGCTTCGTCGGGCCTTGCAGAGAAGGcgggcgaggaagaaaaacagtgtggggcagaggcaggagacgACGGGGAAGCGGACGAAAACGCGAGCGGGGGGCAGGAGGACGGTGCAGCCGCAGCCCCCTCTTTGAGTCCGGAGACCGACGAAGGCCTCCGGGTGGAACCGGAGAGCCTCCTGGAGAGGGCagaccagagagagagggaagacgaagggaagCAGGTCGAcgcggaggaagacgcagcgaaTTTGATGGCGAGCGTTGATGAAGAAGGGCGAGGCCTTGCGCCCCGCATCATGGCGGCATGGGCGCAAGCCAGAAGCCCACATTTGGGCAGGTATCAAGGATGCAAGCGGGGCGGCCGCGGGTTAGGGAGATTTCCTGGGATCTTGCGGGATAAGTCCAAGAAAATCTCGTGCGATGGGGCAGATTCGAGTCTCTTGGTGCCATCGTTGTATCAGACCCGAACCGCTGTAGGCGCCTCCGGAAACTCTCCACTGCCTTCCCCTCGTCCGTCTCCAACTGCAGCCACAAACGCATCCTTCACAGTCCGCTCTCTGCGAGACCCGTCCCCTCTGCCTGTTGCTTCGGGTGTCTCTACTCTCCCCACCTCTTCTGGTGTCACTACTGTGCCTGTCCCTTCGGATGTCTCCACTTCTGCTGAGTTCATGTTTCCCTTCGCGAAGGCTCGCCCGAAGACAGGTTCCCGCGGTCGGGCGAGATGTGTTGAGAAGCACGAGCAGAAAAGTGAGGACGTTCACAAGGTTGTGGGGGGTTCGAGCGCTGCGTCTTTTTTGGTCTCCGCGGCCTCCTCACTGGGgctcgagaagacgaagcggcgagaagacaagacgGAGACTGTCCAGAAGGCCCGCGCGGGGGACAAGGCGACTGCGGTTGTGCCCCGAAACAAGGCGGCACTATGTGTGTCTCCAGTTCCGACCACGAGTCCTCACGGTTGTTCGCGGCCCTTCACGCGCTCTACTCGAGTTTCTGGCGGAGAGCTGTCGGAGCCGTCTGGATCCGTTCCGTGTCTTTCGGAAGCCGATAAAGAGTGGGTGAGGTGCGGCGGCGGCTACTGTGAGGTGTCTCTCAGCTCCACAGCAGGCCCCAGCGGTGCTCGACAGCAGCGAGACAGTCGCGGGTCGACGGCGGCTTCTCACAGCTTTTCCCTCTCGGGGGCTGGAAGCTCGAGGGCTTCTTCTGGGCGCCAAGGTTCCGTCggagcagaggcgaaggacggGTCTGAGGGTCTTACGAACTCAACTCGAGTCGGTCGGAGGCGAAGCCAAGGCGCGATAGGggcggaggagacggagaaaggaaagacaggaGTCGAAAAGGGTTTGAAGATGCTCGGCAAGGGACTGTCTGCCGGAAAATTCCAGTCTACGCCGGAACACcaggcgccgccgcctctggAGGACCTGGCGTTCGCGCGAGACTCTCTAGAGACCCCCGCGGAGGCGGGGCTCGACGCTTTGGTGAGAGAAGTGAAGGCAGTTGATCTAGCGCGAAAGCGGTTGGAGGCGGCGCGAAacagagatggagagacagacgtgTCTGCGCGAGACCGGAAAGAGAGTCATCCTTGTCCGTTCAGTCCGCAAGCCGGCCGGAGCGGGCTGGACATAGGAGGGAAGGATTTTGACAGATCGATGGTAGGAGACAGCGTTCGAAAGGTCCGCACTCGCGTCACAGGAGGCCGGGATGGAAGCATTGAGCGCCAGGCCACAAATCCGTATATTGCGGCGAATGTGCCTCGGCATCCGCGGCGGTGGGAGCCCGGCGGGAGAATGACGCAGGGTCGCAAGGTGCCAGCTGATCTGTCGGCGCTTGGTAGTGACCTCAATCCCCCGTCAGCTCATGGTTCTGGTTCCCCTTCGGAGGCAGCGATCTCCGACGGTGGAGAAGTTGCGAGACAAACGAAAGGTGGAGGCGAATCGGCAGACGCCGCTGTCTGA
- a CDS encoding hypothetical protein (encoded by transcript TGME49_213380), giving the protein MPLLPSSLAPGHPESGTSAVKGRTTRRGDRPDFYTLVSGESSCGEATDAPSLSTREQVVRSGAAPRNRAPLCREPRRGEKERGTRDGGRKTNRSDEAPQNGLRRCVNCPGWKRLQRETPRETPCTPLSPPRSCVSEDSCFSRVRLTASTPFLLRPGPGKNCVLEQRKRGISSLCTDTTKQRRTPEECKGSAVVLAGEEALHVSSQERECRARFDAAAGASFLGLYSLSVCSVNFLDDSRFSRTSFSV; this is encoded by the coding sequence ATGCCTCTCCTcccgtcctctctcgcccctGGCCACCCAGAGTCCGGTACATCGGCGGTGAAAGGCCGCACAACGCGTCGAGGCGACAGACCAGACTTCTACACACTCGTGAGTGGAGAGTCTTCTTGCGGAGAGGCGACGGACGCTCCTTCTTTGTCCACCCGAGAGCAAGTCGTGAGGTCAGGCGCGGCTCCGAGAAATCGCGCGCCACTCTGCAGAGAGCcgcgcagaggagaaaaggagcgaGGGACGAGAGATGGCGGTCGAAAGACAAACAGAAGCGACGAGGCGCCACAAAATGGACTGCGTCGGTGTGTGAACTGTCCGGGATGGAAACGACtacaaagagagacgcctcgAGAGACTCCTTGCACCCCTCTCTCGCCACCCCGGAGCTGCGTTTCAGAAGACAGCTGCTTTTCTCGGGTTCGGCTGACAGCCTCGACTCCCTTCCTTTTACGCCCTGGGCCAGGGAAAAACTGCGTTCTcgagcagaggaaaaggggGATTTCGAGTCTCTGCACCGACacaacgaagcagaggagaactCCGGAAGAATGCAAAGGGTCGGCCGTGGTCctcgcgggagaagaagcgctgCACGTATCCTCTCAGGAGAGAGAATGTCGAGCTCGGTTCGACGCAGCCGCGGGCGCGAGTTTCCTCGGTCTCTACAGCCTCAGCGTTTGCAGTGTGAATTTCCTCGATgattcgcgtttttctcgaacctccttctccgtttgA